The Algoriphagus halophilus sequence AACGGCAAACTAAATCCTTTTTTTTGAATTAAAATACTAAAATTATTCTTTAGAGAAAGAAAAAATTAAAAGTGGAATTGACCTTACATGCATCAACAATTAGGTCAATGAAATTCCATCAATTTTGTCTAATCATTTCAACATGTTCTATTCCATCCTCATCATAGACCTCTCCATCAGACACAAAGCCCAGGGAAGAATAAAAGCCAAGTGCATACGTTTGGGCACCGATACGGATAGGGCCATCCCCTAAAAATTGGTGACAATATTGGATGGACAAATCCATTAATATCCTTCCATAACCTTTCCCTCTACCTTCGGGTGAAGTGACCACTCTTCCTATTGACATTTCTGAATAAGACAATCCGGGAGGAACTAATCTACTATAGCCCACCAAATGATTTCCCTCATACAACATCAAATGATGGCATTTCTGATCTTTATCATCTTGATCCAGAAACACACAGTTTTGCTCCACCACGAATACCTCACTCCTTAATTTTAAGAGATCATAGAGTTCGTAGATGGTCAATTCATCAAATGCTTTGACGGTATGGCTAAGGTTCATGAAGCTAACTTTTGAATAGGTTAAATATCTTGCAAGTTTATTAATCTTGACCAACTATCCCTAAGAAATCTAAAACTAGAATATGTTAAAGAATTGAAGGAACATTAATTTTAAGAATTTTGACTGATTCAAATTGTTTGGTTGGAATCTGCAGTTAACTTTAATCCATGACTTCCGCACCTGAATTTTGGCTAAGAGGGCCCATTGATGGTTTCCCTGATTTGTTTCAACCAATCGTGCATGCACTACTGCAAGCTCAGGATGAAATTCATGCTCTTATGAAGGAATTTCCCTCTGAACTGCTATGGAAAAGGCCTGCAGGTATGGCGAGCCCTGCTTTTCATTTAAAACACATCGCTGGGGTCATTGACAGGATGGGCACCTATTCAAAAGCTGGACCTTTAAGTCAAAGCCAGTTTGACTACCTAAAAAAAGAAGGAATAGAAAATAACAAACTCACGTCTCAAGAGCTTTTGGTTCAATTGGACTTACAAATCGCTAAATTTTTAAAGCTATTATCCACCACAGATCCAAAATCCTTTTCAGAATTTAGACCTGTTGGAAGAGCCCAATTACCCTCGACAGTAGGTGGATTATTATTTCACGCAGCTGAACATACCCAACGGCATTTTGGTCAGCTACTCGTCACAGTAAAGGTGATTCTAGCTGAATAACGGCAAGCTTTGATTGGGGTATTTTCTTTTTACGCGTGGTCCAATTCAGAATCTCATTTATCAATAATTCAAATATTGAGGATTTAGGTTCTGCACCATATTGATCACCTTTTCTTCATTGTTTTTGGTATAGGTAATCTTCAGGGAAGGTTCAATTTCCGCAGCTCTTCCGACAATTCTTCCAAAATGAAATAACAAAAAGCCCAAGACTTTTACCCGGTAGATGTTGTTATGAAATTTATTGAACCCCTTAATAATCTTTTTCACAGAATCTTCGGAGAAACTTTCCCCTCCCCTGTTGATGATAATGTCTATGGCATTGTTTAATTGCCCTATTTGTGATTGATTGATATAACCTGCATAAGCCCTTAAACTGTCATCCAATCGATAGGATGGTATAGTTAGATAGGCTAGGAAATTTTTACCATGTTTCTCTATCCGATCTCGAATTGGCTCATTTTTATTAAAAATACAGGCAGCTAAAGCATAAGAAAGGTTTGAATAATAATTATTCAAATTTGCTTTTTTCACTTCATAAATGGCCCGAATTATTTCCTTAAATGTATCTTCCGGAATCTCTATATTCAGGGATACTGTAATATTTTTAGCATTTTTTGACTTCAATTCAGAACTCAAATTCTGGTAGGCTTCTTCTCGATCATAGCCATTGATCAATCCCCAAAGAACAGCAGTATCTATGATTTTATAGATTTCTTTTTTCTCTAATCTCTTGTTTTCACTCCATTCAAAACCAAGGTGTTGTTTAATACCCAAGTCACTGATTTTTGGATCTTTAACAAAATCTTTTGTGGCTATTTCCAGACCCGCTAACCATTTAAACTTATCCCCAAATAATTCTCCCTCATAAGATTTTGCAGATTTGGTACTTACGTATAGGTATCCGGGTTTTTCATTTTTCCGGGTTATAATTTCTATGCTGGAATCAAAATCCATCCCAATACCTTTTTGATTCACCTTTAAATCAAAACCAAATCCCGATTTTCTTTGGTAGCTTTTGTCTTCCAAATACTTTTTGATTTTCACCTCATCGGTTTGATCTTCCAAAATGCCATCCAGTCTAAGCCGAATTAGGTCAGAATGGTATTGCACCAATGCATCTAATGAAAGCTCTCCAAGTAAAAAACAATCCTCGGTTTTTATTTGACTGTATTCAAAGTTTACTCCTGCTTCTATTTTTGCGGTGGCCACTTTGGTAATGGTATCCCGAATTTTACCTAAAAACGATTCCCACGCAGCTTTCATTTCCGCAATTTTATCCAAAGGCCCAGTATAGCCGATGGTATTCATGATCATGGTAATGGTCGCTTGTTCTTCCTGAATTAAATCAGCTACTTTTGATTTACTTAGAATACCATCAATTTCTCCCTTCCCTTTATTAAGAATATTTTCTAATAAACCTTGTAGGATGGTTTCTAATGCAGCTTGGCTGTTCTCTGAAAAAGAAGCGTTGATGCCAATTTTAGCTCCGGCTCCAAGAGATTGGGTTTTATTCTTCTTTACTCCAACCTCATAAGTCTTCCCTGTTACTTTTTTGATGACCAAAACAAAGTCATCTTGGATTCCAAAATCAAACTGAACACTGGCTCCAGCATCCACCTCAATAGTCAGAGGAGCGGGAACGTTCAACAATTTAGAAATACCCAATAAGCTTCCAGAATATAAATCACTCCATTTAACCTCTAAAGAGGATTTTAATACACCTGCAAACTGCAAGGTGCAAGCCTCATTATTCTTCAAATTTTTGAGTTCTTCGATACTAAAAATCCAGGGAAAATTCTTCAAATCCTGAGAAGCAGCCTTTAGTAAAGAATAGGTCCTAGGATGTTGTTTATAGGTATTTACCCTCACATTGGCACTTCCTGAAAACAAAAATCCCAATTTCTCATTCGAAGAACTTGCTTTGATGGAAACCCCTAATCCATATTGAATAATCGCATTATCATCATAATTCGGAACAATCAGGACTTCGTCTTGAGAACTTTGACTTTTTACTAGTTCATGCTCATCTTCTTCCAACTCCCGATTATTATCGTCGGGATCATTGAATACAAAAAGTCTAGGTCCAAAATTCAAACTACCAATAAACTGTATTGGAGCAGCAGCTATCGGCAAAGTTTCATTGATATCCACTACATCCAATTTATAGTCCTCATTGGGTATGTCAGATAATTGCTTTTGAAATGGAGGTAATAACTCTAATTTTTTAAGGTATTTATCCAGGTCCTTAATATTGGGCATAATGGGTAAAAATTTGGTTATTTATATACTTAAAACAATAATCTTAAAACACTATTTATCAATTACTTAAAATTAACTGTTAGGCTATTTAAAATATCAAATGAGGACGTAACAGTAGCTTTAGACTAAAAGAAATCATCCACCAAAAGTAAAATGATAAACTCTCTTTTAATATAAAATTATATTTTACTAAAGTTATCAATTACAAAAGGAATCAACTACAACTTGGGTAAAATATTGATCTTTAAGAAATATTAGTGATTTAGGCATTTTTGGGCCCTATAAATTCAATTAGGAAGGATTAGAATTAATGATTTGATCTTTATCTTTCGTCCTTAATTTTAATTATAGACATGCTTTTTACCATAGAATCTGATCAGCTTATCGTTCAGATAAATTCTAAAGGAATGGAAATGAGCTCCATTCGTTCCAAAATATCCAACCTTGAATACCTTTGGCAAGGAGACCCACAATATTGGACAGGCCAAGCTCCTATCTTATTTCCCATAATAGGTGCATTAAAAGATGGGAAAACGATGTTTCAAGGAAAGGAATATGCACTTCCAAAACATGGCTTTATCCGAAATTCAGAATTAGGGAAATTGGTAAAACAAGAAAAAGACAGATTAGTATTTCGAGTTACGTCTTCTACAGAAACCTTGGCATATTACCCTTTCCACTTTGCCTTAGAGGTTACTTTTCAACTCACTGGAAATTGTTTGGAAGTAAAGCACCTTGTAAAAAATACAGGAGAACAGGACATGTATTATTCTTTGGGAGGTCATCCTGCCTTTGCCTGTCCTATCCATACCGGAGCGAAATACGATGAGTATGCGATTGAATTTCCAGAGGTTGAACAAGACCATACGTGGCTCATCCAATCAAATGGTTTAATAGGAAGTGAAGGAGATCAAATCCTGAATAATACCAATTTAATTCCTCTGCATGAACATATTTTTGACGCAGACGCCTTGATTTTTAAGCAATTAAAATCAAAAAAAGCCAGTTTGGTCCATCAAAAGCATGGACCTGTTTTAGAGGTTGAATTTGAAGATTTTGATTACCTGGGAATCTGGGCAAAACCCGGTGCACCATTTGTATGCATAGAACCATGGTTGGGAATTGCTGACTCAGTGAATGCATCTGGAAATATGGAAGATAAGGAGGGAATTCGAAGACTAAGCCCCCAAAATTCAGAAATTAAATCCTACCAGATTCGAATCTTGGGCGAATTGTATTAAAAAAAGAGACTGCCTAAAATCTAAAAGCAGTCTCTTTTTAAACCCTATTTAAAGGGAAATAGTTAGCATAATAAAGGAGTCTATTCCATTTTTTTAAAGACAGTTTCTCCTTCCTTAATTGTCTCCATCACCCTAATATCTTTAATATCGGCTACTTCCACTTTTAACGGATTTTTGTCTAAAATCACCAAATCAGCCAACTTTCCTTTTTCCAGTGTTCCCTTGGTGTTTTCTTCAAAATGTTGATAAGCACTCCAAGACGTAATAGCCTGTAATGCCTCATAAGGACTAAGTCTTTCCTCCTCTCCAATTATATCTCCTGATCTGGAAACCCTACTGACTGCCGTCCAAACTACCCTCATCAAATTAGGCAAGGCTACTGGGGCATCCGTGTGGATGGTAATATTCAAACCTTTGTTAAGGGCAGTTCTCGTGGGACTTATTCTATTTCCCAATGAGTCTCCTATAAGTTGCTTATGCCAATCTCCCCAATAAAATGTATGTAATGGAAATAAAGAGGCAATGATCTTCATTTTAGCCAATTCATCTAATTGATCAAATCGTACATATTGGCCATGAATCATCACAAACCTCCGATCTTCATTTCCATATTCTTCAAATAAGGGATTTAGTGTACGGATCATTTGATCAACTGCTGCATCCCCATTCGTATGAGTAATTGTTTGCCAGTTATTTTCAAGAGCTTTTCTGTAATACTCACTTAGCACAGAGTCACTAGGAATTGCAGGATAGCCAGCGTAATCTTTATCAGCTCCGTCTGGAGGAATTAGATAAGGTTCAGTTCTCCAAGCTGTTCTTCCTTGAGGTGACCCATCCAAGGTCACTTTCATTCCCCCGATTCTATAATGGTTCAAATAGGATTTACTATTCCATTTAGATCCCATGTACCGATCTACATATAAGTAATCTATGTAACTGACCACATCCAATTTCAATTTGTTTTCCTCAGCCATTTTTGCGAGCATTTCATGGTTTTCCATGGCTCTTCCCTCCTGGGCAGTAGTATACCCAAAGGAAAGGGCCATGTCCTGGCCTGCATCAAAAAACTTCTGACTGGCTTCCGGGGTTTTTGGGGACATCGCCTTTAACATATGTGGAATGGCGGCCAATTCTTCCAGGACTCCATTTGGTTCTTGGGAGTTAGGTTCTCTTCTAATAATTCCACCTTCTGGATCCTTACTGTCTGCATTGATTCCCAACAATTCCAAACCTTTGGAATTTACCACAGCAAAATGTCCAGAGATATGCATGATCATAATGGGAAATTCTGTAGTTACCCGATCCAAATCATGTTTGGTAGGAAAGCGTTTTTCTTCCAACACAGAATCATCAAACCCTGTCCCAAAAATCCATCCTGTCAAAGCTCTGTTTTCAGGAGTATTCCAGGCTTTTAATTTCTCAATCAAGGTTGGAATATTGTCTACATCAGCATCTGGAGAGGGTAACAATAAAGCTCCTATCGCTTGAACAGAAAAATTGGCAAAATGGGCATGCCCATCAATAAAGCCAGGAATTAATGTTTTTCCTTCCAAATTAACCATTTGATGCCCAGTACCTGCTGCTTTCATCGCATCATCCGAATTTCCGGCAAACGTGATGATACCATCTTTTACTACCAAAGCCTCAACATAAGAAGGATCATCTCCTACCATGGTCAAAATATCTCCACCATAATAAACAATGGCAGGAATTCCTGTATCCTTTTGAGAATTGCTACAACCCCACATAACAGCGAGTGTCATTATTATCAGAAAAGTCCTTTTCATAAGAAGCAGATTGGTTTCCCTTTAATTTCGAGGTTTTTTACCATAAAACTTAGCTTTCATATTTATTACTTATTCAAAAAGGATTTTTAAAGCATATAAATTCATCAAAATGCCTCCTTCTTCTTTTCCAAATACAAAAAGTGAAGAATTCGATTTAGTAGATACTATTAGAACTATCCGTATTTTCTGAAATGATGGTTCAAAAGAAGATTTCTGATTGAACAAATCAAATTTTATATGTAACTTAAAGTAGATTTTTAAAGTAAGGATTACTTTTAAATACTAATTTTTTAGAACAAAGGCCTATTTCAATAATTGATAATTCTATTTGAAAAGGCCGGGATTTTTAATTGAGTGAATCCAGGGAAGCCGAAAACTGTGAAGAGTAGGCAAACGCAATAAACCTATTTATTATGAAAAACTTAACTGTCTTGAGTTTGGTGTTTTTGTTTACATGCACAATCCTAAGTCTACCTCTCCAAGCACAAAACCTAGAGAAGGAAGCGAAAGCACTCACTAAAAAGTATGTAAAGGCATACAACAAAAAAGATGTAGCCACCTTGGCATCCATGTACACAAATGATGCAGTAAGAACTTTTAGCGATGGAAGAAAATACAGTGGAATAGCAGAAATCACTGCAGCTATGGAAGAAGAATTTGCCGTCAATGACTTAACAGTATCCATTGAACATGGCTCCTCAGAAATGAATGCAGATGGAACAGCTACTATCAAAGGTACTTACCAGCTTGTTGGAACTGCCAATGGACAGCCTGTCACTTTATCTGGAAGTTATAATAACACATTGACCATGGTGGGTAAAAAATGGTTAATGACCAATTCCTCTATAATGGTTGATAACTAACTGGAAATGAACCAACAAACAAAAGCACCTTATATCTAAAAATTAGGTGCTTTTGTTTATTTTCTATTTTCTATAAGCTTACAATATTTCGCTCTTGCAATTTGGATAAGTAGCTTTCCTACTAGAATCATTTCTTCCAGGATTTCAAATCTAATTGATACAAGCTTCCTACTCTAAACCAAAAACTTTGAAGTAAGTCCTGAAGGAATTGGTGAGCGTTATGAACACCGGATGGGAGAATGAGCATTAACAAAAAAATACCCTTGAAGAGAAAATCTTCAAGGGTATTAAACTGGTAGGGTTCTTTCTTTCTTAAAAAAGATTGAATCAGCTGATCATAAAAAAATACTGGTTCTTATGCTTTTCCTAATTGCCTAAGCATTTTCACATGATCTACCAATGCCTTTAGAAAACTACTTTTAACCAAATAAGGAACCTGAAACTCTTTTGCGGTATCCGAGACGATTTTTGAAATTTTCCTGTAATGCACATGGCAGATATTTGGAAATAAATGATGTTCCACTTGATAATTCAAGCCACCTATCAACCAGGAAAAAATCCTGCTTTTGGGGGCATAATTGCTAGTAGTTGCGAATTGATGCGAAATCCATTGGCTTTCTATCAATCCCTTCTCATTGGGTTTGGGAAAGGAGGTCTCAGAAACAATATGGGCAGTTTGAAAGACCAAACTGATACAGATTCCCGTCACAAAATGCATGCTTAGGAAAGCCAAAATAACGATCCAAGCTGGAAGAGGAACCATGATCAATGGTAACACCAAAGCATAGCTGTAATACAGCACTTTCCAGCTGATGATTTTCAACAATACCTTATTGAATTCTCCTTTCTTTTTAAAAAAGCCTAATTTTTTATAGCGAAACGCCCGGACAAAATCTTTTGTAGTAATCCAGGAAATGGTAGAAAGACCGTAAAAAAACCAAATGTAGATGTGCTGGAATCGATGAATCCAATAGTGTTTGGCATTGGGAGTAAATCTAAGAAAGAATGGAGCATTGATGTCATCATCTCCATGGTCAATGTTAGTATAAGTATGATGAAGCACATTGTGCTGAATACGCCACACACTCGCATTTGCCCCTATCAAATTCATACTATATCCCAGGTATTTATTGATTAGAGAATTTTTGGAATACGATCCATGGATCGCATCGTGCATGACCCCCATTCCTACTCCTGCCATCCCTAAACCACTTAACACATATAAAGCAAACAAGAGCAAGGTATTGGAAACTAATCCGGAACCAATAGCTGCCAGGGGAAGAAAGAAAACAGAAAGCATGAAAATACTTTTTAACACCATTCTACGGTCTCCATAGGTGTTCTTCTGCCTTTCTTTGAAATAGCTATTCACTCGACTGTGCAAGGTTTTAGAAAATTCCCCTGTGCCGGTTTTATCAAATCTTATATTTTTCATATACGCGTTGGTTTAGGCTCCTCTACTCCTATCCTCTTTGAGCATAGCTGTATTCAAAGCGTTTTAAATTATTTAATAGGTCTGGAGTTCCTCAAATAGAAAATCCAATTCCTCTCTGTCTTTCTTAAGTATTTGAGATAGTCTTTCCATCATTTTTTCTCTTTGTCCTTCAGCATATTCAAAATCAAAATCCATCAATACCGAAAACCTTTGTTTCAACATAATTTTCTGTTCTCTCCAACTCCTCAAGATTTTCATGTTAGTGGTTGAATAAGGAGAAAGGAATACCTGTAGAGGGTTTTAAATAGGCCTCTTTTCTTGAGTCATTTGGCAAAAGTGCTTTTTCTAGAAACATGGTTGCTTTTTCAGTTTTAAGATTCATTTCCAACACTTCAAGAACAGTCTCATCTATTTGCATGTCAAATTTCCTTGCAAAAAGATTGTCCCCTTCTTGTAGAAATAGTAAATCATTAATAGTTAAAGTCTTTGGACGTAAATCCATACCTCCATCGGGAATCCAAATTATCGCACGTTTGTCATCATTGGTGATTTCTTCTGAAAACGATGTGTTCATTAGTACCGTCTGAAAGAAAGACTCTTCTGAAATCAAGGTATTTTGATAGAAATCTTCGTATTTCTTAACCTCAGGGCTAGTACAAATAAAATCACAACAAGAACGAGTCAAAATCATCCACCGCCCGCCTATATAGGATGTTACATTCTTCAGAAATGCACGCTTGGCCTCTGTACCTGAAAAGCCTGCATTCTTGTCTGAAAAGAAATGGTCAATGCGATTCATGGTATTTGGTCTTTCTTGGGATTGGTTGGCAATTTTTAGAAAATTTCGCCCTAGGTTTTGTCCCAAAAAATCAAAGATGGACTCCTGTGATTTTAAGGGAAAATCCTGCCCACTGAGATTGATAAAGAAATCCCATTTCAAAGAATGGCTCAGCAGGTAAACCATGGCTTTTAACTCTGATTGTACCATGCTGTAGCCACCCCAGGATACTCGTTTGCTGGTTAGTGTATAAGCATTAGAATAATTCAACAAAAATTTATTGACTTCCTGATTAACGCCTGAAACTGATTTTTGGTCAACATGAATCAAATAGTGATTTTCAGGATGGTAAATCGCTTTAAATAACCGTTTAAACTGTTCTGGATATCTATGAACCAAAATAAAATAGGCAATTCTAGGTTCTTGGTTTTTTCTACTATTTAGTGGATGCGAACTTTCCTCTTTTATTTCTTGTATCATTTGATTTTCATCTTTTGGGTTAATTTTTAGAAATCAAGACTACTTATACTTGGATTTCTCTCTCAAAGAGGGCCAGTTCTTTTTTCTTAAGATCTTCCGCAAACTGGCAATAGTAGATTTGTTGATAATACCTCCTTATGATCAATTTGACAGTAGGGTCTACTTTGGCAAAGACGGTTTGACCTGCTTTGAATTTGGTTTCTTCTTGCTCTTTCATTGTATTTTGGTTTAGTCTTAGATGCTGATGTCTTCATAACCACTTTTTATATGAGTGGAAATCATTTTGAAGCGTTTGTCAGCTTTGATCCAATGTTTTACATGAGCAGGTATTATGATGGCTTGACCTGTTTCTACCGTATTTAATTGATCATCAATCGTAATAGAAGCCTCCCCTTCAATAATTTCAATTAAATGGTCAAAGGGTGAATATTTAGCAGCTTGTATCTCTCCTAAATCAAAAGAAGAAAGTGAAACCGAACCGGTATTTTGACTCAGAATGGAGCGAGTGACCACTGATCCTGAAACATACTCGACTGAGTCTACCAATACATGAGGTAGAGACTTTTCAAAATCTGGGTGATCCATGATGATTTAGGTTATAGATTGCAATAGATTAGACAATTAGTCCATTTCTCTTTTTTGCTTTTTTTTAATGGACTTAGCTTCCCGTTTTTCTTTAAGGGTTTTCAAAGGAGCTTTTGATCCTGATTTATCCTTTCCATTTTTATCTTTGGACATGGTCGTTTGTTTTGGTAAGGCCCACTTAACGAATACATGTTAGTAAAGCTCTATTACAAATTT is a genomic window containing:
- a CDS encoding aldose 1-epimerase family protein, producing the protein MLFTIESDQLIVQINSKGMEMSSIRSKISNLEYLWQGDPQYWTGQAPILFPIIGALKDGKTMFQGKEYALPKHGFIRNSELGKLVKQEKDRLVFRVTSSTETLAYYPFHFALEVTFQLTGNCLEVKHLVKNTGEQDMYYSLGGHPAFACPIHTGAKYDEYAIEFPEVEQDHTWLIQSNGLIGSEGDQILNNTNLIPLHEHIFDADALIFKQLKSKKASLVHQKHGPVLEVEFEDFDYLGIWAKPGAPFVCIEPWLGIADSVNASGNMEDKEGIRRLSPQNSEIKSYQIRILGELY
- a CDS encoding GNAT family N-acetyltransferase, which codes for MNLSHTVKAFDELTIYELYDLLKLRSEVFVVEQNCVFLDQDDKDQKCHHLMLYEGNHLVGYSRLVPPGLSYSEMSIGRVVTSPEGRGKGYGRILMDLSIQYCHQFLGDGPIRIGAQTYALGFYSSLGFVSDGEVYDEDGIEHVEMIRQN
- a CDS encoding cupin domain-containing protein; the protein is MDHPDFEKSLPHVLVDSVEYVSGSVVTRSILSQNTGSVSLSSFDLGEIQAAKYSPFDHLIEIIEGEASITIDDQLNTVETGQAIIIPAHVKHWIKADKRFKMISTHIKSGYEDISI
- a CDS encoding DinB family protein, whose translation is MTSAPEFWLRGPIDGFPDLFQPIVHALLQAQDEIHALMKEFPSELLWKRPAGMASPAFHLKHIAGVIDRMGTYSKAGPLSQSQFDYLKKEGIENNKLTSQELLVQLDLQIAKFLKLLSTTDPKSFSEFRPVGRAQLPSTVGGLLFHAAEHTQRHFGQLLVTVKVILAE
- a CDS encoding amidohydrolase, whose product is MTLAVMWGCSNSQKDTGIPAIVYYGGDILTMVGDDPSYVEALVVKDGIITFAGNSDDAMKAAGTGHQMVNLEGKTLIPGFIDGHAHFANFSVQAIGALLLPSPDADVDNIPTLIEKLKAWNTPENRALTGWIFGTGFDDSVLEEKRFPTKHDLDRVTTEFPIMIMHISGHFAVVNSKGLELLGINADSKDPEGGIIRREPNSQEPNGVLEELAAIPHMLKAMSPKTPEASQKFFDAGQDMALSFGYTTAQEGRAMENHEMLAKMAEENKLKLDVVSYIDYLYVDRYMGSKWNSKSYLNHYRIGGMKVTLDGSPQGRTAWRTEPYLIPPDGADKDYAGYPAIPSDSVLSEYYRKALENNWQTITHTNGDAAVDQMIRTLNPLFEEYGNEDRRFVMIHGQYVRFDQLDELAKMKIIASLFPLHTFYWGDWHKQLIGDSLGNRISPTRTALNKGLNITIHTDAPVALPNLMRVVWTAVSRVSRSGDIIGEEERLSPYEALQAITSWSAYQHFEENTKGTLEKGKLADLVILDKNPLKVEVADIKDIRVMETIKEGETVFKKME
- a CDS encoding fatty acid desaturase family protein, whose translation is MKNIRFDKTGTGEFSKTLHSRVNSYFKERQKNTYGDRRMVLKSIFMLSVFFLPLAAIGSGLVSNTLLLFALYVLSGLGMAGVGMGVMHDAIHGSYSKNSLINKYLGYSMNLIGANASVWRIQHNVLHHTYTNIDHGDDDINAPFFLRFTPNAKHYWIHRFQHIYIWFFYGLSTISWITTKDFVRAFRYKKLGFFKKKGEFNKVLLKIISWKVLYYSYALVLPLIMVPLPAWIVILAFLSMHFVTGICISLVFQTAHIVSETSFPKPNEKGLIESQWISHQFATTSNYAPKSRIFSWLIGGLNYQVEHHLFPNICHVHYRKISKIVSDTAKEFQVPYLVKSSFLKALVDHVKMLRQLGKA
- a CDS encoding YybH family protein, encoding MKNLTVLSLVFLFTCTILSLPLQAQNLEKEAKALTKKYVKAYNKKDVATLASMYTNDAVRTFSDGRKYSGIAEITAAMEEEFAVNDLTVSIEHGSSEMNADGTATIKGTYQLVGTANGQPVTLSGSYNNTLTMVGKKWLMTNSSIMVDN
- a CDS encoding beta-1,6-N-acetylglucosaminyltransferase, giving the protein MIQEIKEESSHPLNSRKNQEPRIAYFILVHRYPEQFKRLFKAIYHPENHYLIHVDQKSVSGVNQEVNKFLLNYSNAYTLTSKRVSWGGYSMVQSELKAMVYLLSHSLKWDFFINLSGQDFPLKSQESIFDFLGQNLGRNFLKIANQSQERPNTMNRIDHFFSDKNAGFSGTEAKRAFLKNVTSYIGGRWMILTRSCCDFICTSPEVKKYEDFYQNTLISEESFFQTVLMNTSFSEEITNDDKRAIIWIPDGGMDLRPKTLTINDLLFLQEGDNLFARKFDMQIDETVLEVLEMNLKTEKATMFLEKALLPNDSRKEAYLKPSTGIPFSLFNH